In Eulemur rufifrons isolate Redbay chromosome 29, OSU_ERuf_1, whole genome shotgun sequence, one DNA window encodes the following:
- the HERPUD2 gene encoding homocysteine-responsive endoplasmic reticulum-resident ubiquitin-like domain member 2 protein isoform X3: MVHLVCTSRTPPGSPKSSTNRESREALASSSNSSSDHSGSTTPSSSQETLSLAASSSSEGLRQRTPSQAQTNPAQSHQFPYVMQGNVDNQFPEQAIPPEFPAYPAFSPLQMLWWQQMYAHQYYMQYQAAVSAQATSNANSAQPTASQPLNLAHVPGEEPPPAPNLVAQENRPMNENVQMNAQGGPVLNDEDFNRDWLDWMYTFSRAAILLSIVYFYSSFSRFIMVMGAMLLVYLHQAGWFPFRQEGGQQQAPNNNARVNNDGQNAHNLELEEMEHLMDDGLEDESGEDASEDAGAIQRPGLMASAWSFITTFFTSLIPEGPPQVAN, translated from the exons ATGGTTCATCTAGTATGTACTTCTCGGACTCCTCCTGGTTCTCCAAAATCCAGCACCAATAGAGAAAGTCGTGAAGCGTTGGCATCTAGCAGCAATTCT AGTTCAGATCATTCAGGATCAACAACTCCATCGTCCAGTCAAGAAACCTTGTCTTTAGCTGCTAGTTCTTCCTCGGAAGGATTGAGGCAGCGAACCCCTTCACAAGCACAAACCAACCCCGCACAGAGTCATCAGTTTCCATATGTAATGCAAGG AAATGTGGACAACCAGTTTCCTGAGCAAGCGATTCCACCTGAATTTCCCGCGTACCCTGCCTTTAGCCCCCTGCAGATGCTGTGGTGGCAACAGATGTACGCTCATCAGTATTACATGCAATA TCAAGCTGCAGTTTCAGCTCAGGCCACATCAAATGCCAACTCAGCCCAGCCTACTGCTTCGCAGCCTCTAAATTTGGCACATGTTCCTGGAGAAGAACCCCCACCAGCTCCAAACCTAGTGGCCCAAGAAAATCGACCCATGAATGAAAATGTTCAAATGAATGCACAGGGAGGCCCAGTGCTAAATGACGAAGACTTCAATCGAGACTGGCTAGACTGGATGTACACGTTCTCGCGAGCTGCGATTCTGCTTAGCATTGTGTACTTCTATTCTTCTTTTAGTCGGTTTATCATGGTAATGGGAGCCATGCTACTGGTTTATTT GCACCAAGCTGGATGGTTTCCTTTTAGGCAAGAAGGAGGTCAGCAACAGGCTCCCAACAATAATGCCAGAGTTAACAATGATGGGCAGAATGCACACAATCTAGAACTTGAAGAAATG GAGCATCTTATGGATGATGGGCTTGAAGATGAGAGCGGAGAAGATGCAAGTGAAGATGCTGGTGCAATTCAAAGGCCTGGATTGATGGCTTCAGCTTGGTCTTTCATCACCACCTTCTTCACTTCACTGATACCAGAGGGGCCTCCCCAGGTTGCCAATTAG